A genomic region of Blattabacterium cuenoti contains the following coding sequences:
- the rsmA gene encoding 16S rRNA (adenine(1518)-N(6)/adenine(1519)-N(6))-dimethyltransferase RsmA, translating to MRESFFHKKFDQYFLRDKNIAKKIVNNLSFQNYNTVVEIGPGLGILTRYLLTPWHKVFLIEIDKKLILFLRKNFSVYKNQIIHKDFLKWDPEEMNLKNFAIIGNFPYRISSQILFQILKYNQYIPECIGMFQKEVAERITSHEGNKTYGILSVLVQTFYDVKYLFTVKKHVFFPIPNVKSAVISLKRKERKIICNKDLLFQCVKIAFNQRRKTLKNALQYFIKEIPNSYNLPFLNKRAEQLSVKDFLQLTKEIENRK from the coding sequence ATGCGTGAATCTTTTTTTCATAAAAAATTTGATCAATATTTTTTAAGAGATAAAAATATAGCTAAGAAAATTGTTAATAATCTTTCTTTTCAAAATTATAATACTGTAGTTGAAATAGGTCCAGGATTAGGAATATTAACTCGTTATTTATTAACTCCATGGCATAAAGTATTTTTAATAGAAATTGATAAAAAATTAATCCTTTTTTTAAGAAAAAATTTTTCAGTTTATAAAAATCAAATTATACACAAAGATTTTTTAAAATGGGATCCTGAAGAAATGAATCTAAAAAATTTCGCAATAATTGGGAACTTCCCTTATAGGATTTCTTCTCAAATATTATTTCAGATATTAAAATATAATCAATATATCCCAGAATGTATTGGAATGTTTCAAAAAGAAGTAGCAGAACGTATAACATCTCATGAAGGGAATAAAACCTATGGAATTTTATCTGTTCTCGTACAAACATTTTATGATGTGAAATACCTCTTTACAGTCAAAAAACATGTTTTTTTTCCTATTCCAAATGTAAAATCTGCCGTAATTTCCTTAAAGAGAAAAGAAAGAAAAATTATCTGTAATAAGGATCTTTTATTCCAATGTGTAAAAATTGCTTTTAATCAAAGAAGGAAAACATTGAAAAATGCTTTACAATATTTTATTAAAGAAATACCAAATTCTTATAATCTCCCATTCTTAAATAAAAGAGCAGAACAATTATCTGTAAAAGATTTTCTTCAATTAACAAAAGAAATAGAAAATAGAAAATGA
- the hisIE gene encoding bifunctional phosphoribosyl-AMP cyclohydrolase/phosphoribosyl-ATP diphosphatase HisIE gives MKYVSIKRINFKNDLIPVIIQDYKTNKVLMLGYMNEEAYIKSIEEKKVTFYSRSKKRLWTKGEVSKNYLLIKNILIDCDQDALLIKAEPTGPICHKGTDTCWKEMNKMNFLFHLENIISNRVNQKDENSYVVKLFKKGINKISQKLGEEAVEMIIESKDDNPSLFLNESADLLFHYLLLLYSKGVTIHDVINLLEKRHKSKNH, from the coding sequence ATGAAATATGTTTCAATAAAAAGAATAAATTTTAAAAACGACTTGATTCCTGTTATTATTCAAGATTACAAAACTAATAAAGTTTTAATGCTTGGTTATATGAATGAAGAAGCGTATATAAAAAGTATTGAAGAAAAAAAAGTGACTTTTTATAGTAGATCTAAAAAAAGACTGTGGACAAAAGGTGAAGTTAGTAAAAATTATCTTTTAATTAAAAATATATTGATTGATTGTGATCAAGATGCCTTATTAATTAAAGCAGAACCTACAGGTCCTATTTGCCATAAAGGAACGGATACCTGTTGGAAAGAAATGAACAAAATGAATTTTTTATTTCATTTGGAGAATATAATTTCTAATAGAGTCAATCAAAAAGATGAAAATTCTTATGTTGTTAAATTATTCAAAAAAGGTATTAATAAAATATCTCAAAAATTAGGAGAAGAAGCTGTTGAAATGATTATTGAATCTAAAGATGATAATCCAAGTCTTTTTTTGAATGAATCTGCGGATTTATTATTTCATTATCTTCTTCTTTTATATAGTAAAGGGGTGACCATCCATGATGTAATTAATCTTTTAGAAAAGAGACATAAAAGTAAAAACCATTAA
- a CDS encoding bifunctional nuclease family protein: protein MEQLIRLAIRGISLSQIQSGIYVLLLEEESGRIKLPIIIESLQAQSIAYALGKRDPSRSFTHDLFLTFAKVFHIKLKAVVIYKLVNGIFFSYILFEGENKEHKIDSKTSDAVALAVRFQAPIYTTKEIFDKAGIYFENGFPIDNKENEQPSEGGMENSVPLVFNKEKSQQDLEKMTERDLNALLNHAVVNECYELAARIKKELDRRE from the coding sequence ATGGAACAACTCATCAGATTAGCTATACGTGGAATATCCTTAAGTCAAATACAATCTGGGATATATGTTTTATTATTGGAAGAAGAATCTGGAAGAATAAAACTTCCTATTATCATAGAGAGTTTGCAAGCTCAATCTATTGCTTATGCTTTAGGAAAAAGAGATCCATCCAGATCTTTTACACATGATCTATTTCTCACTTTTGCGAAAGTATTTCATATAAAGTTAAAAGCAGTTGTAATATATAAATTAGTAAATGGGATATTTTTTTCTTATATATTGTTTGAAGGAGAAAATAAAGAACATAAGATAGATTCCAAAACATCCGATGCAGTAGCTTTAGCTGTGCGATTTCAAGCTCCCATTTATACTACAAAAGAAATATTTGATAAGGCTGGAATTTATTTCGAAAATGGATTTCCTATCGATAATAAAGAAAATGAGCAACCTTCAGAAGGAGGAATGGAAAATTCTGTTCCACTTGTTTTTAACAAAGAAAAAAGTCAACAAGATTTAGAGAAAATGACAGAAAGAGATCTTAACGCTTTATTAAATCATGCAGTGGTCAATGAGTGTTATGAATTGGCAGCTAGGATCAAAAAAGAACTAGATAGAAGAGAATAA
- a CDS encoding 7-carboxy-7-deazaguanine synthase QueE, protein MKINNVSFPIKETFYSIQGEGFFSGIAAYFIRFEGCNIQCDWCDTKSSWKIEKKDFLTVHQIINHINEKVKTIVITGGEPMMWNLTPLTSILKKKGYRIHVETSGSYPIHEKDIDWITISPKKKKRPLKENYEKMNELKIIICNDSDFSFAEEQAFYAKKSNCVLCLQPEWKNNIKILPKIISYIKNHPKWKISLQIHKILNIP, encoded by the coding sequence ATGAAAATCAATAATGTTTCTTTTCCTATTAAAGAGACTTTTTATTCTATACAAGGAGAAGGTTTTTTTTCTGGAATAGCAGCTTATTTTATTCGTTTTGAAGGGTGTAATATACAATGTGATTGGTGTGATACAAAAAGTAGTTGGAAAATAGAAAAAAAGGATTTTTTAACAGTTCATCAAATTATTAATCATATCAATGAAAAGGTAAAAACTATTGTAATTACTGGTGGAGAACCTATGATGTGGAATTTAACTCCTTTAACCAGTATTCTTAAAAAGAAAGGATATCGCATTCATGTTGAAACTTCTGGTTCTTATCCAATTCACGAAAAAGATATAGATTGGATAACCATTTCTCCTAAAAAGAAAAAACGTCCTTTAAAGGAAAATTATGAAAAAATGAATGAGTTAAAAATAATTATTTGTAATGATAGCGATTTTTCTTTTGCAGAAGAACAAGCTTTTTATGCTAAAAAATCCAATTGTGTATTATGTTTGCAACCTGAATGGAAAAACAACATTAAAATACTTCCAAAAATAATTTCTTATATAAAAAATCATCCTAAATGGAAAATATCTCTTCAAATTCACAAAATATTAAATATTCCTTAA
- the hisF gene encoding imidazole glycerol phosphate synthase subunit HisF: MLVKRIIPCLDIKNGRTVKGVKFQHLKDAGDPIKLGSWYTQQGADELIFLDITATNEKRKTLSSLVREISRHINIPFTVGGGIEEEKDVELLLNAGADKISINTAAFKKPKILEILSKRFGSQCIVLAIDAKYEENEWRVYLNGGRVYTSIKALDWAQEGADRGAGEILLTSMNHDGTKNGFALDITKKISEKLSIPIIASGGAGKLEDFYQVFKSGKADAALAASIFHYKEIEIPELKCYLNYHNIPVRTKK; encoded by the coding sequence ATGTTAGTTAAACGTATTATACCTTGTTTAGATATAAAGAATGGAAGAACTGTAAAAGGAGTGAAATTTCAACATCTAAAAGATGCTGGAGATCCCATAAAATTGGGCAGTTGGTACACGCAACAAGGTGCGGATGAATTAATTTTTTTGGATATCACAGCGACAAATGAAAAACGTAAGACTTTATCCAGTTTAGTTAGAGAAATCTCTCGTCATATTAATATTCCTTTTACAGTAGGAGGAGGAATAGAGGAAGAAAAAGATGTGGAATTATTATTAAATGCCGGAGCAGATAAGATATCTATTAATACTGCAGCTTTTAAAAAACCAAAAATTTTAGAAATTCTTTCTAAAAGATTTGGAAGTCAATGTATCGTTTTAGCAATTGATGCAAAATATGAAGAAAATGAATGGAGGGTATATTTAAATGGAGGAAGAGTTTATACCAGTATAAAAGCTTTAGATTGGGCTCAAGAAGGAGCTGATAGGGGAGCCGGAGAGATATTATTAACATCGATGAACCATGACGGAACAAAAAACGGATTTGCTTTAGATATCACTAAAAAAATTTCTGAGAAACTTTCTATACCTATTATAGCCTCAGGTGGTGCTGGAAAATTAGAAGATTTTTATCAAGTATTTAAAAGTGGAAAAGCCGATGCAGCTCTAGCTGCGAGTATTTTTCACTATAAAGAAATAGAAATACCTGAATTAAAATGTTATTTAAACTATCATAATATTCCCGTCAGAACTAAAAAATAA
- the serS gene encoding serine--tRNA ligase: protein MLQVSFIRKNREKILSGLEKRKFDKKHLIDEILNLDKSKKKIQYEINKISENENKISKKISHIIGDENGKEVQIKSLKEESISLKKKKKNLHIQLKNLIQDLEKKLYQIPNIPDEVVKKNLEKDDFIFQEEAHHSIKIENALPHWELAKKFQLFDLSIGTKICGSGFPVYIGKGAKLQRSLIQYFLDKNIGASYKEYSFPYLINEISAYSTGQIPDKEGQMYLIEKDNFYLIPTGEIPLMNCYRNHLLNYRDLPIKATTYTSCFRREAGSYGSKVRGLNRLHQFEKVEIVQVTTSDTSFYYLEEMIFHVQNILKSLELPFRIIRLMGKDLGFASAITYDFEVYSMAQKKWLEVSSISNCTNFQSNRLNLRYKTITGKMELCHTLNGSALALPRIMAALLENHQTVNQINIPKVLVPYTGFNNIK from the coding sequence ATGCTTCAAGTCTCTTTTATACGTAAAAACAGGGAAAAAATTTTATCAGGACTAGAAAAAAGAAAATTTGATAAAAAACACTTAATAGATGAAATATTAAACTTAGATAAAAGCAAAAAAAAAATACAATATGAGATCAATAAAATCTCAGAGAATGAAAATAAAATTTCCAAAAAAATAAGTCATATTATAGGTGATGAAAATGGAAAAGAAGTTCAAATAAAATCTTTAAAAGAGGAATCAATTTCATTAAAAAAGAAAAAAAAAAATCTTCATATTCAATTAAAAAATCTTATTCAAGATTTAGAAAAAAAATTATATCAAATTCCTAATATTCCTGATGAAGTAGTAAAAAAAAATCTAGAAAAAGACGATTTTATTTTTCAAGAAGAAGCTCATCATTCAATAAAAATTGAAAATGCCCTTCCTCATTGGGAGTTAGCAAAAAAATTTCAGTTATTTGATTTATCCATAGGTACAAAAATATGTGGATCTGGATTTCCCGTATATATTGGAAAAGGGGCTAAACTGCAAAGAAGTTTAATTCAATATTTCTTAGATAAAAATATAGGAGCTTCCTATAAAGAGTATAGTTTCCCTTATCTTATTAATGAAATATCAGCCTATTCTACAGGACAAATCCCGGATAAAGAAGGTCAAATGTATTTAATAGAAAAAGACAATTTTTATCTTATTCCAACTGGAGAAATCCCTCTTATGAATTGTTATAGAAATCATCTATTAAATTATAGAGACTTACCTATAAAAGCAACTACTTACACATCTTGTTTTAGAAGAGAAGCTGGATCTTATGGATCTAAAGTACGAGGATTAAATAGATTGCATCAATTTGAAAAAGTAGAAATTGTTCAAGTTACTACTTCGGATACTTCTTTTTATTATTTAGAGGAAATGATTTTCCATGTTCAAAACATTTTGAAATCTTTGGAATTGCCGTTTCGTATTATTCGTTTAATGGGAAAAGATTTAGGATTTGCTTCTGCAATAACTTATGATTTTGAAGTTTATTCTATGGCACAAAAAAAATGGTTAGAAGTAAGTTCCATTTCTAATTGTACTAATTTTCAATCTAATAGATTAAATCTTAGATATAAAACCATTACAGGAAAAATGGAATTATGTCATACTCTTAATGGGAGCGCTCTTGCTTTACCAAGGATTATGGCCGCTTTATTGGAAAATCATCAAACAGTCAATCAAATTAATATTCCTAAGGTTTTAGTTCCTTATACAGGATTTAATAATATTAAATAA
- a CDS encoding bifunctional 5,10-methylenetetrahydrofolate dehydrogenase/5,10-methenyltetrahydrofolate cyclohydrolase: protein MTQLLNGNKLAIDIRKEISKEIEKNIRNKKKRLPHLGIILLGTNSSSLTYVNSKIQECKNIGIESSLIHLQNDSSERELLKEIQKMNNNPLIDGFIVQLPLQKHINSDKIIMSINPKKDVDGFHPENFGKMSLDMKAFVPATALGILTILDRYKIEISGKHTVVIGRSRIVGRPISILMSRKNYLGNSTVTLTHSHTPNIDYYTKQADIIITAVGSPGFLTGQMIKKGAIVIDVGITIVKNGKKSFLKGDVDFNSVYGKASYLTPVPGGVGPMTRIMLIKNTLMAALNRLNNENQ, encoded by the coding sequence ATGACTCAATTATTAAATGGAAATAAATTAGCAATCGATATAAGAAAAGAAATTTCCAAGGAAATAGAAAAAAACATACGAAATAAAAAAAAGCGACTTCCTCATCTTGGAATCATTTTGTTAGGAACTAATAGTTCGAGTTTAACCTATGTAAACAGTAAAATACAAGAATGCAAAAATATCGGAATAGAATCTTCATTAATCCATTTGCAAAATGATAGTTCAGAAAGGGAATTATTAAAAGAAATTCAAAAAATGAATAATAATCCGTTAATAGATGGTTTTATAGTTCAATTACCTCTTCAAAAACATATCAATTCAGATAAAATAATTATGTCTATTAATCCAAAAAAAGATGTAGATGGATTTCATCCAGAAAATTTTGGCAAAATGTCTTTGGATATGAAGGCTTTTGTTCCTGCAACTGCATTAGGCATATTAACTATTTTAGACAGATATAAAATAGAAATATCTGGAAAACATACTGTGGTTATTGGAAGAAGCCGTATAGTAGGAAGACCTATAAGTATTTTGATGAGTAGAAAAAACTATCTTGGAAATAGTACGGTTACTCTTACTCATAGTCATACTCCAAATATAGATTACTATACAAAACAAGCTGATATCATTATAACTGCGGTTGGTAGTCCTGGTTTTTTAACAGGACAAATGATTAAAAAAGGAGCTATAGTTATAGATGTCGGTATAACTATAGTAAAAAATGGTAAAAAATCATTTTTAAAAGGAGATGTTGATTTTAATAGTGTTTATGGAAAAGCTTCTTATCTAACCCCTGTTCCAGGTGGGGTTGGCCCTATGACCCGCATTATGCTTATCAAAAACACTTTAATGGCAGCATTAAATAGATTAAATAATGAAAATCAATAA
- a CDS encoding dihydrofolate reductase: MKIILISAVSSNGFIGKNNQLMWHLPNDLKRFKNMTFGETVVMGRKTFESIGKILPGRRNIILTKKNKIDLLSSTNNTDHLCPLEVYSSLKQVYDLTYKKIFVIGGEKIYASTIEKAHVIELTVIHQKFYGDAKFPKIHLSKWKKKYESFHEKDKNHLYNYSFIRYERKG; encoded by the coding sequence ATGAAAATTATACTTATTTCTGCTGTTTCTAGCAATGGTTTTATAGGAAAAAATAATCAATTAATGTGGCATTTACCTAATGATTTAAAACGTTTCAAAAATATGACTTTTGGAGAAACCGTTGTTATGGGTCGGAAAACTTTTGAATCCATTGGGAAAATTCTTCCAGGAAGAAGAAACATTATACTAACAAAAAAAAATAAAATAGATTTATTATCCTCGACTAATAATACCGATCATCTCTGTCCTTTAGAGGTTTATTCTTCTTTGAAACAGGTTTATGACTTAACCTATAAGAAAATATTTGTGATAGGAGGAGAGAAAATATATGCTTCCACTATAGAAAAAGCCCATGTCATAGAATTAACTGTCATTCACCAAAAATTTTACGGAGATGCAAAATTTCCAAAAATTCATCTTAGCAAGTGGAAAAAAAAATATGAATCTTTTCATGAAAAAGATAAAAATCATTTATATAATTATAGTTTTATACGATATGAAAGAAAGGGCTAA
- the metF gene encoding methylenetetrahydrofolate reductase [NAD(P)H] has translation MKVTDHIAKAKKSLFSFEILPPLRGHDIKDIFYTLDPLMEFYPPFIDVTYHREEFVYVEKENGLLQRRTISRRPGTVGICAAIMNKYGIDAVPHLICGGFNRQMTENALIDLNFLGIDNVLVLRGDPLKSEKSFFAQKDGHQYAVKLVEQVQNLNNGKYLDNTFEQKDSPLFDFCIGIAGYPEKHFEAPNMESDLFFLKKKVEAGANYIVTQMFFDNKKYFSFVKKCRSEGISVPIIPGIKPITSKKQLNSLPSRFYLNIPHELVKEIEKAKDKKMVSHIGIEWAIQQSKELKDSGVEVIHYYTMDKPENIYKIVQAVY, from the coding sequence ATGAAAGTAACTGATCATATAGCTAAAGCTAAAAAGAGTTTATTTTCTTTTGAAATATTACCACCTTTAAGAGGGCATGATATCAAAGATATTTTTTATACATTAGATCCTCTAATGGAATTTTATCCTCCTTTTATTGATGTCACATATCATCGTGAAGAATTTGTTTATGTAGAAAAAGAAAACGGACTTTTACAAAGAAGAACTATTTCACGACGTCCAGGAACTGTAGGAATTTGTGCGGCTATTATGAATAAATATGGAATAGATGCGGTTCCACACCTTATTTGTGGCGGGTTCAATAGACAAATGACGGAAAATGCTTTGATAGATCTAAATTTTTTGGGAATAGATAATGTTTTAGTTCTTAGAGGAGATCCTCTAAAATCTGAAAAGAGTTTTTTTGCGCAAAAAGACGGTCATCAATATGCTGTCAAATTGGTTGAACAAGTTCAAAACTTGAATAATGGAAAGTACCTTGATAATACTTTTGAACAAAAAGACTCTCCATTATTTGATTTTTGTATTGGGATAGCTGGATATCCAGAAAAACATTTCGAGGCACCAAATATGGAAAGTGATTTATTCTTTTTAAAGAAAAAAGTGGAAGCAGGGGCTAATTATATTGTGACTCAAATGTTTTTTGACAATAAAAAATACTTTTCTTTTGTCAAAAAATGTAGATCAGAGGGAATTTCTGTGCCTATAATACCTGGAATTAAACCAATTACTTCTAAAAAACAGTTAAATAGTCTTCCTTCTCGTTTTTATTTAAATATTCCTCATGAATTAGTGAAGGAAATTGAAAAAGCAAAAGATAAAAAAATGGTTTCTCATATTGGAATTGAATGGGCTATCCAACAATCTAAAGAACTAAAAGATTCTGGAGTAGAGGTGATCCATTATTACACCATGGATAAACCAGAAAATATTTATAAGATAGTTCAAGCTGTATATTAA
- a CDS encoding pyruvate dehydrogenase complex E1 component subunit beta translates to MKEKTFREVIAEAMSEEMRRDDAVYLMGEEVAQYNGAYKASKGMLDEFGPKRVIDTPISELGFSGIGVGSAMNGCRPIIEFMTFNFSLVAMDQIINNAAKIRYMSGGQWNIPIVFRGPTGSAGQLGATHSQSFESWYASCPGLKVVIPCNPYDAKGLLKSAIRDNNPVIFMESEQMYGDKMMVPEEEYILPIGKAEVKKEGTDISLVSFGKIMKMALNIANKLDKENISVEVIDIRTIRPLDYESILFSVKKTNRLVILEESWPFSSIASEVSYIIQKKAFDYLDAPISRITLLDTPAPYASNLIKAWFPNEEKIIKAIKETLYI, encoded by the coding sequence ATGAAAGAAAAAACTTTTCGTGAAGTCATAGCAGAAGCGATGAGTGAAGAAATGAGAAGAGATGACGCTGTATATCTTATGGGAGAAGAAGTGGCTCAATATAATGGAGCTTATAAAGCTTCTAAAGGGATGCTCGATGAATTCGGCCCAAAAAGAGTTATTGATACACCTATATCAGAATTAGGATTTTCTGGAATAGGAGTAGGTTCTGCCATGAACGGTTGTAGACCTATTATTGAATTTATGACTTTTAATTTCTCTTTAGTCGCCATGGACCAAATTATTAATAATGCGGCAAAAATACGTTATATGAGTGGAGGTCAATGGAATATCCCTATTGTTTTTAGAGGTCCAACTGGATCTGCTGGACAATTAGGAGCTACACATTCTCAATCTTTTGAAAGTTGGTATGCGAGTTGTCCTGGATTAAAAGTAGTAATTCCATGTAATCCATATGATGCAAAAGGACTTTTAAAATCCGCTATAAGAGATAATAATCCCGTAATTTTTATGGAATCTGAACAAATGTATGGGGATAAAATGATGGTTCCAGAAGAAGAATATATTCTTCCTATTGGAAAAGCTGAAGTAAAAAAAGAAGGAACAGATATTAGTTTAGTTTCTTTTGGAAAGATTATGAAAATGGCCTTAAACATTGCCAATAAATTAGATAAAGAAAACATTAGTGTAGAAGTCATAGATATTCGGACTATTCGTCCATTAGATTATGAATCTATACTTTTTTCTGTGAAAAAAACTAATCGTTTAGTAATTTTAGAGGAATCATGGCCATTTTCTTCAATAGCATCGGAAGTCTCTTACATTATACAAAAAAAAGCATTTGACTACCTAGACGCTCCTATCAGCAGAATCACTCTACTTGATACTCCTGCACCTTATGCATCTAATTTAATTAAAGCTTGGTTCCCAAATGAAGAAAAAATAATAAAAGCTATAAAAGAAACCCTTTACATTTAA